ACAGCTGTCTTGTGGCATTCAGTTTGAATTGAACAGGTTTGCTCACAAGTCAGGAGCAAGTGTTTCATTACAGACTGTGCACCAAGATCAACATAAGCCCCCAAAAGTGAAACTTTCCCTCAGCAGCTATGGAAACTGTTCCCGTGGACTGGGATGCACTTCACAGGCTCCTCCTTGTCTCCTTGCTTTGACTTTCCCACCTCCCGCTGGCTGTCCTCTTCTGTTGGCATTTGCATATTGCGAGGGAATAAAGCCTCAGTTCTCTCAGGAGTGAAGCAGAGTGTTATGGGAGCTGAGCACTCGAAGAACGAGGAGCAAAGGAGCATGGTTTTCCTCAGGAAAGGGCCGAAGCTGCCCGCATGGGAGGACGCCCTTCTGGCAGGGAGAGAGCCCAAGTCGCTGCTGAAGCGGGGATTGCGTTATGTCAGCTTGAGCCTCATAATGAAAGGGATGACCAGCACGCCTGACTTCTTGTGGGGACTGCATGAGGTGCAGAAGCTGAACCTTTCACGCAACCAGCTGGTGGCGATTCCTCCTTCGCTGGGCAAGCTGGACAGGCTGGTAGTGCTGAACTTGGGTGGCAACTGCCTCAAGTGCCTGCCGAAGGAGATCGGGCTGCTGAGGAACCTGAAGGTCTTGTTTGTCAATATGAACTGCCTGAAAGaagtgccagcagagctcagcttgTGCAGGAAGCTGGAGGTTCTGAGCCTCTCACACAACTGCATCTCACAACTGCCTTTGAGCTTCACGGACCTGACGAGTTTGAGGAAACTGAACCTCAGTAACAACCGCTTTGTGCAAATTCCCCTCTGCATTTTCGCCCTGAGAAGCTTAGACTTCTTGCACCTAGGGTCCAACAAGCTGGAAAACATCGCGGAGAGCATCCAGTATCTGGTCAATCTGCAAATCTTTATCGTGGAAAACAACAACATCCGCAGCCTGCCACGGTCCCTGTGCTACatcagcagcctggagctgctgaacgTGGATTACAACGCCATCCAGAGCCTGCCAGACGAGCTGTACCTGCTGCGCCGGCTGCGCCGCATTGCCTGGAACCCCATGGACAAGGGGCTGCACATCGCCCACAACCCCCTGGCCCGGCCCCTGCCCGAGGTGGTCGAGGGCGGCCTGGACGTCCTCTTCAACTACCTCAGGGACAAAAAGGAGCGCAACTGAGCTTCCGCTGAGCTTGGGATTAAGCCTGTCATCAAGGCTCAATCGCGTCGGAGAGCTTCCCTGCACAGGCATTTCCACCTCATAATGCTTGGATTTTGAAGGCTGTGGATGGCTTTAGTGACAGTTGGAGGAAAGCAAGTAAAGTAGGATGGTCTTGATTAAGTGTGTGAAGAGCAAACTTTCTAAAAATAGCCACCTCTGTAACCTTCACTGTTGTGGTACTTgggctttgttgtttttttcttttttaatacaaCAACAAGCTtttgataaaatatttgctCTTCATTTGacagaaacaaattaaatagACTGCCAGACGTGCAGAAATATGCATTTGACAGCTATTATGCTGGAGAAATATTAATATAAGTTAGACTTTCTCTGTGATTGCAATTGCATTTCTATTCCTGCTCACTTCTTCATACACAGGTAAACCACGACATAAACAAACACTGCTATCTAAGAGGATCTCaatgaaaatgtttgcttttggcAGTGAATATATCCTGAGCTATATTAGCTCACAGACAATATATTAGTGGTCAGTTCAATACCACTTGTTTaccccacagctgtgctctgtatAAATTATAGGTAGAGATTGCCAGTGATGAGGCAATTTGCCAATTCTTTGGAAGtggatcccaaaattccccagaGCTCCTACTTCCCCTGATGAGACAAGCAGCCTTTCACACGGAGCCTCCTAGGATGCTGACAGCAGTGCTTCACATCCTCTGGGAGCAGGATCTGcacaaagcagagaaaggacTGTGGCTTCTTCCCTCACACAAAGGATGGAGCTGCTCATTGCTAGATGTACAACTGCTCTCCATTCCCATATCCCTGCAATCCGAGCTATGGAGTAACTTTACTCAGGAGGCAGTACATCTCCTGAAggtgaaatatttctttcaggaaaagcagcatcaaCCCAGTCATCACCTTAAGTAAGAGCTTCAAAAACAAATAGTtatttctgggattttcagTATCAGCCAGTAGCATAAAAGTCAGGTCTTATGTGGTTTCTCATATTGATCTTCTGTGAATGTCCTTCATCAAAGTTTTATCTGGTAATAAAGAGTCAGTATGAAAGAGCTGTTAACAATTTATGcaacttgggtttttttgttcccttACACCAGTGT
The nucleotide sequence above comes from Oenanthe melanoleuca isolate GR-GAL-2019-014 chromosome 2, OMel1.0, whole genome shotgun sequence. Encoded proteins:
- the LRRC30 gene encoding leucine-rich repeat-containing protein 30 is translated as MHFTGSSLSPCFDFPTSRWLSSSVGICILRGNKASVLSGVKQSVMGAEHSKNEEQRSMVFLRKGPKLPAWEDALLAGREPKSLLKRGLRYVSLSLIMKGMTSTPDFLWGLHEVQKLNLSRNQLVAIPPSLGKLDRLVVLNLGGNCLKCLPKEIGLLRNLKVLFVNMNCLKEVPAELSLCRKLEVLSLSHNCISQLPLSFTDLTSLRKLNLSNNRFVQIPLCIFALRSLDFLHLGSNKLENIAESIQYLVNLQIFIVENNNIRSLPRSLCYISSLELLNVDYNAIQSLPDELYLLRRLRRIAWNPMDKGLHIAHNPLARPLPEVVEGGLDVLFNYLRDKKERN